In Streptomyces chartreusis, the following proteins share a genomic window:
- a CDS encoding DoxX family membrane protein codes for MAVHEHPHRRAGFQLPLFRRTRADSADGTAQEVAMTATVAAYAPASLRLLTGFVFLWAFLDKTFGFGYATPSGKGWIDGGSPTKGFLSGVAAGPMESTFHDWAGATWADWLFMFGLLGVGVALILGIGLRLAAIAGTLMMAFMWVAEWPPAKHLSDGSPSMSTNPFADYHVVYAVVLIALAAVGAGAVWGLGRAWARLPFVSRNPWLR; via the coding sequence ATGGCCGTGCACGAGCATCCTCACCGGCGCGCGGGGTTCCAATTGCCGTTGTTCCGCAGGACCCGCGCCGACTCGGCCGACGGCACCGCCCAGGAAGTCGCGATGACCGCCACGGTGGCGGCCTACGCGCCGGCATCCCTGCGCCTGCTCACCGGGTTCGTCTTCCTGTGGGCGTTCCTCGACAAGACCTTCGGCTTCGGCTACGCCACCCCGTCCGGCAAGGGCTGGATCGACGGCGGCTCGCCCACCAAGGGCTTCCTCAGCGGGGTCGCGGCGGGGCCGATGGAGTCGACCTTCCACGACTGGGCCGGCGCCACGTGGGCGGACTGGCTGTTCATGTTCGGCCTGCTGGGCGTCGGTGTGGCGCTGATCCTCGGCATCGGGCTGCGACTGGCCGCCATCGCGGGCACGTTGATGATGGCTTTTATGTGGGTCGCCGAGTGGCCGCCCGCCAAGCACCTGTCCGACGGCTCGCCCAGCATGTCGACCAACCCGTTCGCCGACTACCACGTCGTCTACGCCGTCGTCCTGATCGCCCTCGCGGCCGTAGGCGCCGGAGCGGTCTGGGGGTTGGGCCGGGCGTGGGCCCGCCTGCCGTTCGTGAGCCGCAACCCCTGGCTGCGGTGA
- a CDS encoding response regulator transcription factor — translation MRVLIVDDHLELAETIAAGLRQEGMAIDLALDGRQALEQATVYDYHVIVLDRDLPLMHGDEVCRALIKHGCRARILMLTASSTIADRVDGLSLGADDYLTKPFAFAELVARIRALARRAHPAVPPVLTHGDLSLSPAEHTAWRGGRQLDLSPKEMAVLELLLAARGAVVSAEELLERAWDEATDPFTNTVKVTISRLRRKLGDPPVIETVPHVGYRI, via the coding sequence ATGAGAGTGCTGATTGTCGACGACCACCTCGAACTCGCCGAGACGATCGCCGCAGGTCTGCGGCAGGAAGGCATGGCCATCGACCTGGCACTGGACGGCCGGCAGGCGCTGGAGCAGGCGACCGTGTACGACTACCACGTCATCGTGCTCGACCGGGACCTCCCGCTGATGCACGGCGACGAGGTCTGCCGTGCGCTGATCAAGCACGGCTGCCGGGCCCGCATCCTCATGCTCACGGCCTCCTCCACCATCGCCGACCGGGTCGACGGACTGAGCCTGGGCGCCGACGACTATCTGACCAAGCCGTTCGCCTTCGCCGAGTTGGTCGCACGGATCCGCGCCCTCGCCCGGCGCGCGCACCCCGCCGTGCCCCCGGTGCTCACCCACGGCGACCTGTCGCTGTCGCCCGCCGAGCACACCGCCTGGCGCGGCGGACGCCAACTGGATCTGTCCCCCAAGGAGATGGCCGTACTGGAACTCCTGCTGGCCGCACGCGGGGCGGTGGTGTCCGCGGAGGAACTGCTCGAACGGGCCTGGGACGAAGCCACCGACCCGTTCACCAACACCGTGAAGGTGACCATCAGCCGGCTGCGCCGCAAGCTCGGGGACCCGCCCGTGATCGAGACGGTGCCGCATGTCGGCTACCGCATCTGA
- a CDS encoding cation:proton antiporter: MHNTAAMLIELGAIILALGLLGRLAGRMGFSPIPLYLLAGLAFGHGGLLPLQASEEFTATGAEIGVILLLLLLGLEYSASELVTNLKTQYPSGAADFVLNAVPGALAALILGWGPVAAVALAGVTWISSSGVIAKVLGDLRRLGNRETPVVLGVLVIEDLAMAVYLPILTALLAGAGLAGGTVTLLISLSTVGAVLYVALRHGRLISRAVSSDSAEMLLLVVLGLTLLIAGLAQELQVSAAVGAFLVGIALSGEVAEGAGNLLMPLRDLFAAVFFVFFGLSTDPADIPPVLVPALLLAVVTALTKIATGWYAARRAGIHGAGRWRAGGTLVARGEFSIVIAGLAVAVEPRIGPLATAYVLILVVVGPLTARYTEPLARRLTRRSTARTQAAPVEAERAEPVPADA, translated from the coding sequence GTGCACAACACCGCCGCCATGCTCATCGAACTCGGGGCCATCATCCTCGCCCTGGGCCTGCTCGGCCGCCTCGCCGGACGGATGGGCTTCTCGCCCATACCCCTCTACCTGCTGGCCGGACTCGCCTTCGGCCATGGCGGACTGCTGCCGTTGCAGGCCAGCGAGGAGTTCACCGCCACCGGCGCCGAGATCGGCGTCATCCTGCTGCTGCTTCTGCTCGGCCTGGAGTACAGCGCCTCCGAACTCGTCACCAACCTGAAGACCCAATACCCCTCCGGCGCGGCCGACTTCGTCCTCAACGCGGTGCCCGGCGCACTCGCCGCCCTGATCCTGGGCTGGGGCCCGGTGGCCGCGGTCGCGCTGGCCGGCGTCACCTGGATCTCCTCCTCGGGCGTCATCGCCAAGGTGCTCGGCGACCTACGCAGGCTCGGCAACCGCGAAACCCCGGTCGTGCTCGGCGTCCTCGTCATCGAAGACCTCGCCATGGCCGTCTATCTGCCGATCCTCACCGCCCTGCTTGCGGGCGCCGGCCTGGCCGGAGGCACGGTCACCCTGCTGATCTCCCTGAGCACGGTCGGCGCCGTCCTCTACGTCGCCCTGCGCCACGGCCGGCTGATCAGCCGTGCGGTCTCCTCCGACAGCGCGGAGATGCTCCTGCTGGTCGTCCTCGGCCTCACCCTCCTCATCGCAGGACTCGCCCAGGAACTCCAGGTCTCCGCGGCCGTCGGCGCCTTCCTCGTCGGCATCGCCCTGTCCGGCGAGGTCGCCGAAGGAGCCGGCAACCTCCTCATGCCCCTGCGGGACCTGTTCGCCGCCGTCTTCTTCGTCTTCTTCGGCCTGTCCACCGACCCCGCCGATATCCCGCCCGTCCTCGTCCCCGCCCTCCTCCTGGCCGTCGTCACCGCCCTCACGAAGATCGCCACCGGCTGGTACGCCGCACGCCGTGCCGGGATCCACGGCGCGGGCCGCTGGCGGGCGGGCGGCACCCTCGTCGCCCGCGGCGAGTTCTCCATCGTCATCGCCGGACTCGCCGTCGCGGTCGAGCCCCGCATCGGCCCCCTCGCCACCGCCTACGTCCTGATCCTCGTCGTCGTCGGCCCGCTCACCGCCCGCTACACCGAGCCGCTGGCCCGGCGTCTCACCCGCCGGTCCACCGCCCGCACTCAGGCCGCCCCCGTGGAGGCGGAGCGAGCGGAGCCCGTACCCGCGGACGCCTGA
- a CDS encoding PucR family transcriptional regulator, producing MTTYDNPGQFLDGYAEILADAAPTGRRLTRDELDSRRELGARAAASGYGWRVLVREHLVAGRAARPAMADPDSVLTVIEQAMDAFADGYERAQRLVVRQEEAARREFIDDLLHGRGDSGHLAARAERFGLRLSRVHAVAVAEGPAKYDETDPVPRRVEDALFGRFENRRILFTTKDGRMVCIAPGDQGEVLTHFAKQAHAATEGGQVAIGRPRPGAVGIGHSYEEALNALDVAQRMGFGDPLLRAADLLVFPVLARDRQALVDLVRSTLSPLEQARGGAQPLLDTLTTYFDTGCVAAETARRLALSVRALTYRLDRIHTLTGTNPADPAHRYTLQTAVIGARLLDWPGRPL from the coding sequence GTGACGACCTACGACAACCCCGGACAGTTCCTCGACGGCTACGCCGAGATCCTGGCGGACGCCGCTCCCACCGGCCGCCGCCTCACCCGCGACGAACTCGACTCCCGCCGCGAGCTCGGCGCCCGAGCCGCCGCATCGGGTTACGGATGGCGCGTCCTGGTCCGCGAGCACCTCGTGGCCGGCCGCGCCGCCCGGCCGGCCATGGCGGACCCGGACAGCGTCCTGACCGTCATCGAGCAGGCCATGGACGCCTTCGCCGACGGATACGAGCGCGCCCAGCGCCTCGTCGTACGCCAGGAGGAGGCGGCCAGACGCGAGTTCATCGACGACCTGCTCCATGGACGAGGCGACTCCGGCCACCTCGCCGCACGGGCCGAACGGTTCGGGCTGCGCCTGTCACGCGTCCACGCCGTGGCCGTCGCCGAGGGCCCCGCCAAGTACGACGAGACCGACCCCGTGCCACGCCGGGTCGAGGACGCGCTGTTCGGCCGGTTCGAGAACCGCCGGATCCTGTTCACCACCAAGGACGGCCGAATGGTGTGCATCGCACCCGGTGACCAGGGCGAAGTCCTGACCCACTTCGCCAAGCAGGCGCACGCCGCCACCGAGGGCGGCCAGGTCGCCATCGGCCGGCCCCGGCCCGGCGCCGTAGGGATCGGGCACAGCTACGAAGAAGCCCTCAACGCCCTCGACGTAGCCCAGCGCATGGGCTTCGGCGACCCGCTCCTGCGCGCCGCCGACCTGCTGGTCTTTCCCGTCCTGGCCCGCGACCGGCAGGCCCTCGTCGACCTCGTACGCAGCACCCTCAGCCCGCTCGAACAGGCCCGCGGCGGAGCCCAGCCGCTCCTCGACACCCTGACCACGTACTTCGACACGGGATGCGTGGCCGCCGAGACCGCCCGCCGACTGGCGCTGAGCGTGCGCGCCCTCACCTACCGCCTGGACCGCATCCACACCCTCACCGGCACGAACCCCGCCGACCCCGCGCACCGATACACCCTGCAGACCGCGGTCATCGGCGCCCGCCTGCTCGACTGGCCCGGAAGACCCCTGTGA
- a CDS encoding peptidoglycan-binding protein: MTTQEEAEHLPAVVEPDGAPAVPDDDAERAPAVAEEAAQPAAAEDTDRPTADRRKRRIRRTAVLVVIAIAVAAAAGLAATGAFSGDDGPATAAAPAGPAATTKVQRMTLTSTETVDGTLGHGKPTAVTNGSAASASGQSGGGQAAADSEFITWVPGEGDTLKRGDTVYRVNERKVPLLYGSVPLYRTLEPGSEGSDVRMLERNLADLGYDGFDVDDEYTSGTAQAVEEWQDDLNAEETGTVRPGDAVVASGARRVAELKTSPGAVAGGEVLTWTGTERIVSMDLDPQHEDLVKEGSKATVRLPDGSNVVGKVTDIGTPANDAAASGGGAGGDGQGADEATLPVQLEIDDQKKLGRYQAASVDVILEADSRRDVLAVPVNALMARPGGGYALEVPKADGSSDMVPVELGMFASGLVEVKGSGIKEGMSVGVPK; encoded by the coding sequence GTGACCACGCAGGAGGAGGCGGAACACCTCCCTGCCGTCGTGGAGCCCGACGGGGCGCCCGCGGTCCCGGACGACGACGCGGAACGGGCACCGGCCGTCGCCGAGGAGGCGGCACAGCCGGCGGCGGCCGAGGACACCGACCGGCCGACTGCCGACCGGCGCAAACGCCGTATCCGCCGTACGGCCGTCCTCGTGGTGATCGCGATCGCCGTGGCCGCCGCCGCGGGGCTCGCCGCCACCGGCGCGTTCAGCGGTGACGACGGGCCCGCGACGGCGGCCGCCCCTGCGGGGCCCGCCGCGACGACCAAGGTCCAGCGGATGACGCTGACGAGCACCGAGACCGTGGACGGCACGCTCGGCCACGGCAAGCCGACCGCCGTCACCAACGGCTCCGCCGCCTCCGCGTCCGGGCAGAGCGGGGGCGGACAGGCCGCTGCCGACAGCGAGTTCATCACGTGGGTGCCCGGCGAGGGCGACACGCTCAAGCGTGGCGACACGGTCTACCGGGTCAACGAGCGCAAGGTGCCCCTGCTGTACGGGTCCGTGCCGCTCTACCGCACGCTGGAGCCGGGCAGCGAGGGCTCCGACGTGCGGATGCTGGAGCGCAACCTCGCCGATCTGGGCTACGACGGCTTCGACGTGGACGACGAGTACACCTCCGGCACGGCCCAGGCGGTCGAGGAGTGGCAGGACGACCTCAACGCCGAGGAGACCGGGACCGTACGCCCCGGGGACGCGGTGGTCGCCTCCGGTGCCCGGCGGGTCGCGGAGCTGAAGACCTCTCCCGGCGCGGTCGCCGGCGGCGAGGTGCTGACCTGGACGGGTACCGAGCGGATCGTCTCCATGGACCTGGACCCGCAGCACGAGGACCTGGTGAAGGAGGGCTCCAAGGCCACGGTCCGGCTGCCGGACGGCAGCAACGTGGTGGGCAAGGTCACCGACATCGGCACGCCGGCCAATGACGCCGCCGCTTCCGGCGGCGGTGCGGGCGGCGACGGCCAGGGCGCCGACGAAGCCACTCTTCCGGTCCAGCTCGAGATCGACGACCAGAAGAAGCTGGGCCGCTATCAGGCCGCGTCGGTCGACGTGATCCTGGAGGCCGACAGCCGTCGGGACGTGCTGGCGGTGCCGGTGAACGCGCTGATGGCGCGGCCGGGCGGCGGCTATGCGCTGGAGGTCCCGAAGGCCGACGGCAGCAGCGACATGGTGCCGGTGGAGCTGGGCATGTTCGCGAGCGGCCTGGTCGAGGTGAAGGGCTCGGGCATCAAAGAGGGCATGAGTGTGGGGGTGCCCAAGTGA
- a CDS encoding ABC transporter permease, whose protein sequence is MSPADVLRVGGYGLRARPMRVFLSALGIAIGIAAMVGVVGISTSSTEDLDRRLSALGTNLLSVTPGPSLSGDASHLPSESVQMVGNIPDVESVTALGKVDAKVYRNDHIPAAETSGIAVYAAKTNLPETTGAKLTDGRWLNAANDRYPSVVLGPRAAEQLGVHRAGSDVQVWLGDRWFTVIGLLAPNELTPELDTQALVGWPYAEEKLGFDGYPSVIHVRAVEERVSQVQGILGATTNPEKPDEVAVSRPSDALAAKEATDDTLSGLLLGLGAVALLVGGVGVANTMVISVLERRSEIGLRRSLGATRGQIRNQFLCESQLLSALGGVGGVSLGIAVTIGYASYQGWPSVVPAWAMAGGVGSTLIIGALAGFYPAVRAARLPPTEALATP, encoded by the coding sequence ATGAGCCCCGCCGACGTGCTGCGGGTGGGCGGGTACGGGCTCCGGGCCCGGCCCATGCGGGTGTTCCTGTCGGCGCTGGGCATCGCCATCGGCATCGCGGCGATGGTGGGCGTGGTGGGCATCTCGACGTCCAGCACCGAGGACCTGGACCGGCGGCTGAGCGCGCTCGGCACCAATCTGCTGTCCGTCACACCGGGGCCGTCGCTCAGCGGTGACGCGTCCCATCTGCCCAGCGAGTCGGTGCAGATGGTGGGCAACATACCGGACGTGGAATCGGTGACCGCGCTCGGCAAGGTCGACGCCAAGGTCTACCGCAACGACCACATACCCGCGGCCGAGACCAGCGGTATCGCCGTCTACGCGGCGAAGACCAACCTGCCCGAGACGACCGGCGCGAAGCTGACCGACGGGCGCTGGCTGAACGCCGCCAACGACCGCTATCCGTCCGTCGTGCTCGGGCCCCGCGCCGCCGAACAGCTCGGGGTGCACCGGGCCGGCTCCGACGTCCAGGTGTGGCTCGGCGACCGCTGGTTCACCGTGATCGGACTGCTCGCGCCCAACGAGCTGACGCCGGAGCTGGACACCCAGGCGCTGGTCGGCTGGCCCTACGCGGAGGAGAAACTCGGCTTCGACGGCTACCCGTCGGTGATCCACGTACGGGCCGTGGAGGAGCGCGTCTCCCAGGTGCAGGGCATCCTCGGGGCGACCACCAACCCGGAGAAGCCCGACGAGGTGGCCGTCTCCCGGCCGTCCGACGCGCTCGCCGCGAAGGAGGCCACGGACGACACCCTCAGCGGACTGCTCCTCGGACTCGGCGCGGTGGCTCTGCTGGTCGGCGGTGTCGGGGTGGCCAACACCATGGTCATCTCCGTGCTGGAGCGCCGATCCGAGATCGGGCTGCGCCGCTCGCTGGGGGCCACCCGGGGCCAGATCCGCAATCAGTTCCTGTGCGAGTCACAGCTGTTGTCCGCGCTCGGCGGCGTCGGCGGGGTATCCCTCGGGATCGCGGTGACCATCGGCTACGCCTCCTACCAGGGCTGGCCGTCGGTCGTGCCGGCCTGGGCCATGGCGGGCGGCGTCGGCTCGACGCTGATCATCGGAGCGCTGGCGGGCTTCTACCCGGCGGTGCGCGCGGCCCGGCTGCCGCCGACGGAGGCACTGGCGACACCCTGA
- a CDS encoding sensor histidine kinase, giving the protein MSATASDPAGRFRIRWSARLRLTLLYGTLFLVSGATLLAVTYLLVVQSPASKGTKITTGNASRNPAVQEVTAQISYVADRQRQEAQRTLLTRSGIALGVMTGVSGGLGWLVAGRVLRPVRVMTERARRISAHNLHERLAMPGPADDELKNLGDTFDGLLGRLDAAFDAQRRFVANASHELRTPLTLQRTVIEVALSKPDPDVKALRGVCERALSIGEDQERLIEALLTLASSQSGVFRTEPLDLAEVVTDVLDTLTPTQPEDVTLEVSLDAAATEGNSSLVERLVTNLVGNAQRYTNPGGWIRVTTNLQGGVPTVRVVNSGPVVPRDAIPSLYQPFQRLGHRSARHDGHGLGLSIVAAVASAHRARIVTEQGPAGGLDITVAFPRRKEGLFGVPVP; this is encoded by the coding sequence ATGTCGGCTACCGCATCTGACCCGGCCGGCCGGTTCCGCATCCGCTGGTCGGCCCGGCTCCGGCTCACCCTCCTCTACGGCACGCTGTTCCTCGTCTCGGGCGCCACCCTGCTCGCCGTCACCTACCTCCTGGTCGTGCAGAGCCCCGCCTCCAAAGGCACCAAGATCACCACCGGCAACGCCTCGCGCAATCCGGCGGTGCAGGAGGTGACGGCCCAGATCTCGTACGTCGCCGACCGCCAGCGCCAGGAGGCACAGCGCACGCTGCTCACCCGCTCCGGGATCGCGCTCGGCGTCATGACCGGCGTCTCCGGCGGACTGGGCTGGCTGGTGGCCGGGCGGGTGCTGCGGCCCGTACGGGTGATGACGGAACGGGCCCGGCGCATCTCGGCGCACAATCTGCACGAGCGCCTCGCGATGCCCGGCCCCGCAGACGACGAGCTGAAGAACCTCGGCGACACCTTCGACGGGCTGCTCGGCCGACTGGACGCCGCGTTCGACGCACAGAGACGCTTCGTCGCCAACGCCTCGCACGAACTGCGCACCCCGCTGACCCTGCAACGCACGGTGATCGAGGTCGCGCTCAGCAAACCGGACCCGGACGTGAAGGCCCTGCGAGGGGTGTGCGAGCGGGCCCTGAGCATAGGCGAGGACCAGGAACGGCTGATCGAGGCGCTGCTGACCCTGGCGAGCAGCCAGAGCGGGGTCTTCCGGACCGAGCCGCTGGACCTTGCCGAGGTCGTCACCGACGTCCTCGACACCCTCACGCCCACCCAGCCCGAGGACGTCACCCTGGAGGTCTCGCTCGACGCCGCCGCGACCGAGGGCAACAGCAGCCTGGTGGAGCGGCTGGTGACCAACCTCGTCGGCAACGCACAGCGGTACACCAACCCCGGCGGCTGGATCCGGGTGACCACGAACCTTCAGGGCGGCGTGCCCACGGTGCGCGTCGTGAACAGCGGCCCGGTCGTCCCGCGCGACGCCATCCCGTCCCTGTACCAGCCCTTCCAACGGCTCGGCCACCGCTCCGCACGCCACGACGGGCACGGCCTCGGGCTGTCGATCGTCGCGGCCGTCGCCAGCGCCCACCGGGCCCGGATCGTCACCGAACAGGGCCCGGCGGGCGGCCTCGACATCACCGTCGCGTTCCCACGCCGAAAGGAGGGGCTGTTCGGGGTTCCCGTGCCGTGA
- a CDS encoding ABC transporter ATP-binding protein: MTPHVVELTGVSQRYGDVVALADTNLVIGRGELVAIVGPSGSGKSTMLNIMGTLSRPTSGHVRVDGHAVEELSDRELSALRAGTIGFVFQQFHLTAGIPVLDSVADGLLYSGTPRAKRRRLAETALRRVGLGHRLYHEPHQLSGGEKQRVAIARAVLGDPPLLLADEPTGALDSRSGATVLELLHELNEAGTTVVVITHDRDVAGSLPREVRLKDGRIEHDSAAGRIERDSTAARELAATASGAKR; the protein is encoded by the coding sequence GTGACGCCTCATGTGGTCGAGTTGACGGGGGTGTCCCAGCGGTACGGGGACGTCGTCGCGCTCGCCGACACGAATCTGGTGATCGGGCGCGGTGAACTGGTCGCGATCGTCGGGCCGTCCGGGTCCGGGAAGTCGACCATGCTCAACATCATGGGCACGCTCAGCCGCCCGACCTCCGGGCACGTCCGGGTCGACGGTCATGCGGTCGAGGAGCTGAGCGACCGTGAACTGTCCGCGCTGCGCGCCGGCACGATCGGGTTCGTGTTCCAGCAGTTCCATCTCACCGCGGGCATACCGGTGCTGGACAGCGTCGCCGACGGGCTGCTCTACAGCGGCACCCCGCGCGCCAAGCGGCGCCGGCTCGCCGAGACGGCACTGCGCCGGGTGGGGCTCGGGCACCGGCTGTACCACGAGCCGCACCAGCTCTCCGGCGGAGAGAAGCAGCGGGTCGCCATCGCCCGCGCGGTGCTGGGCGATCCTCCGCTGCTGCTGGCCGACGAGCCGACCGGCGCGCTCGACTCCCGCTCCGGCGCGACCGTGCTGGAACTGCTGCACGAGCTGAACGAGGCCGGCACCACGGTCGTAGTCATCACGCACGACCGGGATGTCGCCGGCTCCCTGCCGCGCGAGGTGCGGCTCAAGGACGGGCGGATCGAGCACGACTCCGCCGCCGGCCGGATCGAGCGCGACTCCACCGCCGCCCGGGAGCTGGCGGCCACTGCCTCCGGGGCGAAGCGGTGA
- a CDS encoding PLP-dependent aminotransferase family protein, giving the protein MSSEPLHASLAAASMESMNLLNNIAGNYPEAISFAAGRPYEGFFDTDQIHEYLRVFAGYLRSERHMTEQQVSRTLLQYGDTKGVIAELIARNLAVDEDIHVDPRGVVVTVGFQEALFLVLRTLRADDRDALLAPAPTYVGLTGAALLTDLPVLPVPSGEHGLDLGELVRRLHAARDAGHRVRACYVTPDFANPVGVSMTVDDRHRLLEIAAAEGLLLLEDNPYGLFHRTPDRRPPTLKSLDTEGRVVYLGSFAKSGVAGARVGFAVADQPVRGGLLADELSKIKSMLTVNTSPIAQAVIGGKLIANDFSLVAANARETAVYQSNLTQVLQGLAKRFRDDAGVTWNEPDGGFFVVVTVPFTVDDAFLEQAAREHGVLFTPMHHFFGAGTESRQLRLSISTLTPERIEEGLDRLAAAVTSRLPGAGTADATAGAVS; this is encoded by the coding sequence TTGAGTTCGGAACCGCTGCACGCCTCGCTCGCCGCTGCTTCCATGGAGTCGATGAATCTGCTCAACAATATTGCCGGAAACTATCCCGAGGCAATATCGTTCGCGGCCGGCCGGCCCTACGAGGGATTCTTCGACACGGACCAGATCCATGAATATCTAAGGGTGTTCGCGGGCTATCTGCGAAGTGAGCGGCACATGACGGAACAGCAGGTGTCGCGCACCCTTCTGCAGTACGGCGACACCAAGGGCGTCATCGCCGAGTTGATCGCGCGGAACCTCGCCGTCGACGAGGACATCCACGTCGACCCGCGCGGCGTCGTGGTCACCGTCGGCTTCCAGGAGGCACTGTTCCTGGTGCTGCGCACCCTGCGCGCCGACGACCGCGACGCACTGCTGGCCCCGGCCCCGACCTATGTCGGCCTCACCGGCGCCGCCCTGCTCACCGATCTGCCGGTGCTGCCGGTGCCGTCCGGTGAACACGGCCTGGACCTTGGGGAGTTGGTCCGCCGATTGCACGCCGCGCGAGACGCCGGCCACCGTGTGCGTGCCTGCTACGTCACGCCCGACTTCGCCAACCCCGTCGGCGTCAGCATGACCGTCGACGACCGGCACCGGTTGCTGGAGATCGCCGCGGCGGAGGGCCTGCTCCTGCTGGAGGACAACCCCTACGGGCTCTTCCACCGCACCCCGGACCGACGCCCGCCGACGCTGAAGTCGCTCGACACCGAGGGCCGGGTCGTCTACCTCGGTTCCTTCGCCAAGAGCGGCGTCGCGGGCGCGCGGGTCGGCTTCGCGGTGGCCGACCAGCCGGTGCGCGGCGGACTGCTCGCCGACGAACTGTCGAAGATCAAGAGCATGCTGACGGTGAACACCTCGCCGATCGCCCAGGCCGTCATCGGCGGCAAGCTGATCGCCAACGACTTCAGCCTGGTGGCCGCCAACGCCAGGGAAACCGCCGTGTACCAGAGCAACCTGACGCAGGTTCTGCAAGGGCTCGCCAAGCGGTTCCGGGACGACGCCGGGGTGACCTGGAACGAACCCGACGGCGGGTTCTTCGTCGTCGTCACCGTGCCGTTCACGGTGGACGACGCCTTCCTGGAGCAGGCGGCGCGCGAGCACGGCGTGCTGTTCACGCCCATGCATCACTTCTTCGGCGCGGGCACCGAGTCCCGCCAACTCCGGCTGTCGATCAGCACCTTGACCCCGGAGCGGATCGAAGAGGGGCTCGACCGGCTGGCCGCCGCCGTCACCTCACGCCTGCCCGGCGCCGGCACGGCAGACGCGACGGCCGGGGCGGTGTCGTGA
- a CDS encoding prephenate dehydrogenase: MIRSLAVVGTGLIGTSVALAAARRGVTVHLLDASASAVRTAELLGAGTAGPPEEPVDLAVLAVPPSKVADVLSEQQARGLARSYTDVASVKAGPERDVLARAPRPTHFVGGHPLAGRERSGPLAARPDLFQDRVWVLTPSRLTSKPAFDRALDLIGLCGGVPTVMQSGAHDETVALTSHAPHLMASLVAARLGGRSPVSALLVGQGFRDATRIARGEARLWTDIIETNAAEVAGVLTALQTDLTELLTAVQDLSVRDPRNRARSRRNLTGLLERGIAALEALPAPLAADTAHVDVTITARPGELARLLDTAAGYGAGADTVAAPVAPHGGDGPLVIRFELAAAEAETLAEKLAAAGWDVVHEDDVRDETGPALVGAPG; encoded by the coding sequence GTGATCCGCTCCCTCGCCGTCGTCGGCACCGGACTGATCGGTACCTCCGTGGCGCTCGCCGCCGCCCGGCGCGGCGTCACCGTCCACCTCCTCGACGCGAGCGCGTCCGCGGTCCGCACCGCCGAACTGCTCGGCGCCGGAACCGCTGGGCCACCCGAGGAACCGGTCGACCTCGCGGTGCTCGCCGTTCCCCCGAGCAAGGTCGCCGACGTGCTCTCGGAACAGCAGGCACGGGGCCTCGCGCGCAGCTACACGGACGTGGCCAGCGTCAAGGCCGGCCCGGAGCGCGACGTACTGGCCCGCGCCCCGCGCCCCACGCACTTCGTCGGCGGACACCCGCTGGCGGGCCGCGAGCGCTCGGGGCCGCTCGCCGCACGGCCAGACCTCTTCCAGGACCGGGTGTGGGTGCTCACCCCCTCCCGGCTCACCTCCAAGCCCGCCTTCGACCGGGCCCTGGACCTGATCGGCCTGTGCGGCGGCGTCCCCACGGTCATGCAGAGCGGGGCCCACGACGAGACCGTGGCGCTCACCTCGCACGCCCCGCACCTCATGGCCAGCCTGGTCGCAGCACGCCTCGGCGGCCGGTCACCCGTCAGCGCACTCCTCGTCGGCCAGGGTTTCCGGGACGCCACCCGGATCGCACGCGGCGAGGCACGGCTGTGGACCGACATCATCGAGACCAACGCCGCCGAGGTCGCCGGAGTCCTCACCGCACTCCAGACCGACCTCACCGAACTGCTCACCGCGGTACAGGACCTGTCGGTCCGGGACCCGCGGAACCGGGCGCGGAGCCGGCGGAACCTCACCGGTCTGCTGGAGCGCGGGATCGCAGCGCTGGAGGCGCTGCCCGCCCCGCTCGCCGCCGACACCGCCCATGTCGACGTCACCATCACCGCCCGTCCCGGCGAACTCGCCCGGCTCCTGGACACCGCGGCCGGATACGGCGCCGGCGCGGACACCGTCGCCGCGCCGGTCGCCCCGCACGGCGGGGACGGACCACTGGTCATCCGGTTCGAACTCGCCGCGGCCGAGGCGGAGACCCTGGCGGAGAAACTGGCCGCCGCCGGCTGGGACGTGGTGCACGAGGACGACGTACGGGACGAGACCGGACCTGCTCTCGTCGGGGCTCCAGGCTGA